A portion of the Paenibacillus hamazuiensis genome contains these proteins:
- a CDS encoding DUF1294 domain-containing protein codes for MRLFLLYLLAINIVCFLEMRYDKRQAVHNRRRVPEKRLFLLAALGGAAGGWLGMRVWRHKTKHPTFYVGFPALLIVNAACVYAAVTYFIQ; via the coding sequence TTGAGGCTGTTTTTGCTTTATTTGCTTGCGATCAATATCGTCTGTTTTCTCGAGATGAGGTATGATAAGAGACAGGCTGTTCATAACCGGCGCAGAGTTCCGGAAAAAAGGCTGTTTCTGCTGGCTGCGCTCGGCGGTGCTGCCGGCGGATGGCTCGGCATGCGGGTGTGGCGCCATAAAACAAAACACCCGACCTTTTATGTCGGGTTTCCTGCGCTTTTGATCGTGAACGCCGCTTGTGTCTATGCGGCGGTCACGTATTTCATCCAATAA
- a CDS encoding TetR/AcrR family transcriptional regulator: protein MAPLNEEQLHQIRDERREQIMAAAIQVFAQKGITGAKMSMIAEVAGISNGLLYHYFKSKDELFTTLVQEAMAGAEDAIKSLARLPGTPLEKMRTLTADILSEEGSPYFLLIHQARTSEGVPEKAKQLLEQNSMESYIERLRPIFEEGQRVGEIAAGDPAELIAGYLSVLSGLMVIHALGTDDYRIPQIDTLLRLIAKF from the coding sequence TTGGCACCTTTAAACGAGGAACAGCTGCATCAAATCCGCGATGAGCGAAGAGAACAAATTATGGCGGCAGCGATTCAAGTTTTTGCGCAAAAGGGCATCACCGGCGCGAAGATGAGCATGATCGCGGAGGTCGCCGGTATCAGCAACGGACTGCTTTACCATTACTTCAAATCGAAAGACGAACTGTTTACGACGCTTGTTCAAGAAGCGATGGCCGGGGCGGAAGACGCTATCAAGAGCCTTGCTCGGCTGCCCGGAACGCCGCTTGAAAAAATGAGAACGTTAACGGCCGATATCTTAAGTGAAGAAGGTTCTCCCTACTTCCTTCTTATCCACCAGGCCCGGACTTCCGAAGGTGTCCCGGAGAAGGCCAAACAGCTTCTGGAGCAAAATTCCATGGAAAGCTATATCGAGCGGTTGCGGCCCATCTTTGAAGAAGGCCAGCGCGTGGGAGAAATTGCGGCAGGCGACCCGGCGGAGCTTATTGCCGGGTATCTGTCCGTACTCTCCGGCCTTATGGTGATCCATGCGCTTGGAACGGATGACTACCGGATTCCTCAAATAGACACGCTGCTGAGATTGATAGCCAAATTTTAG
- a CDS encoding Cof-type HAD-IIB family hydrolase, whose translation MIKLVAFDVDGTLRDNDYLPESTREALRRLRQSGVALSLCTGRSEFEMASLREELGIDWAVTCNGSHIGYRGKTVFGTSLQKDKVRMWLQKAEKLNHTLLLYGAEQMWITRTDDPLFRRAQQEIGFMEPLPLGADWADQDVYQCIAFIREEEQREYIEEGERYYLHRWRPWAVDINPEGLNKAVGLHRLMNRLGLSPDEVAAFGDSTNDHEMIESVGAGIAMGNATDLLKSKARFVTKPLHEGGIAYAVDRWILTGSGQV comes from the coding sequence ATGATCAAACTGGTCGCTTTTGACGTCGACGGCACGCTGCGCGACAACGACTACTTGCCGGAGTCGACCCGCGAGGCGCTGCGGCGGCTGAGGCAAAGCGGCGTCGCGCTTTCCTTGTGCACGGGGCGCAGCGAATTCGAGATGGCGTCCTTGCGCGAAGAGCTCGGCATCGACTGGGCTGTCACATGCAATGGCAGCCATATCGGCTATCGCGGCAAAACGGTATTCGGCACCTCTTTGCAGAAGGATAAGGTGAGGATGTGGCTGCAAAAGGCGGAAAAGCTGAACCACACGCTGCTGCTTTACGGAGCGGAGCAAATGTGGATTACACGTACGGACGATCCGCTGTTTCGCCGCGCACAGCAGGAAATCGGCTTTATGGAGCCGCTGCCGCTCGGGGCGGACTGGGCCGATCAGGACGTATATCAATGCATCGCCTTTATCCGCGAAGAGGAGCAGCGGGAGTACATAGAGGAAGGGGAACGTTACTATCTTCACCGGTGGCGTCCGTGGGCGGTCGACATCAATCCGGAAGGGCTGAATAAAGCCGTCGGCCTGCATCGGTTGATGAACCGCCTCGGACTTTCGCCCGATGAGGTCGCGGCATTCGGCGACAGCACGAACGATCACGAAATGATCGAATCGGTCGGAGCCGGCATTGCGATGGGCAACGCGACCGACCTGCTGAAGAGCAAGGCAAGGTTCGTGACCAAGCCGCTGCACGAGGGCGGCATCGCTTATGCGGTGGACCGGTGGATTTTAACCGGGTCCGGTCAGGTTTAA